The following proteins are co-located in the Noviherbaspirillum sp. UKPF54 genome:
- a CDS encoding flagellar motor protein, translating to MDWASVAGLALALAGILSGQLLEGGHVASLLQPAAGAVVLVGTCGAVLLQSGMTVFMRGVRMARWVFSPPKDNSATDSMEIMAWSATARREGLLSLERTLSSVQDPFMATALRLMVDGMDPVKMREILDIDISSYERGERQAAKIWEAAGGYAPTIGILGAVLGLIHVMENLADPAKLGSGIAVAFVATIYGVGFANLVFLPIANKLKTLISREVARREMLAEVFSGIASGDNPRVIQERLAAYR from the coding sequence GTGGACTGGGCAAGCGTAGCCGGGCTGGCGCTGGCGCTGGCGGGCATCCTGTCCGGACAGCTGCTCGAAGGAGGGCATGTCGCGTCGCTGCTCCAGCCGGCGGCAGGCGCGGTCGTGCTGGTCGGTACTTGCGGTGCGGTGCTGCTGCAGAGCGGCATGACGGTGTTCATGCGCGGCGTGAGAATGGCGCGCTGGGTGTTTTCCCCGCCAAAGGACAATTCGGCCACCGATTCGATGGAAATCATGGCCTGGAGCGCCACCGCGCGGCGCGAGGGACTGCTGAGCCTGGAGCGGACGCTGTCGTCGGTGCAGGATCCGTTCATGGCAACCGCGTTGCGCCTGATGGTCGATGGCATGGACCCGGTGAAGATGCGAGAAATTCTCGACATCGACATCTCTTCCTATGAGCGCGGCGAGCGCCAGGCCGCGAAGATCTGGGAAGCCGCCGGCGGCTATGCGCCGACCATCGGCATTCTCGGCGCGGTGCTCGGCCTGATCCACGTGATGGAAAACCTGGCCGACCCGGCCAAGCTCGGCAGCGGGATCGCGGTTGCCTTTGTCGCCACGATCTACGGTGTCGGCTTCGCCAACCTGGTATTTCTGCCGATCGCCAACAAGCTGAAAACGCTCATTTCACGCGAAGTCGCCCGGCGCGAGATGCTGGCCGAGGTATTTTCCGGCATTGCCAGCGGAGACAATCCCCGCGTGATCCAGGAACGCCTGGCGGCGTATCGCTGA
- the flgM gene encoding flagellar biosynthesis anti-sigma factor FlgM, translating into MKISDSLNKANGLGVATPKTRAAKAEDKAGVDKVSSDSVTLSSEAQALSSQRSGDQVFDSKKVEEIKAAIASGRFQVNAGRIADGLIDTVKDLISARKG; encoded by the coding sequence ATGAAAATTTCTGACTCGCTCAACAAAGCCAACGGTTTGGGTGTAGCCACGCCCAAAACCCGGGCCGCAAAGGCGGAGGACAAGGCTGGCGTGGACAAGGTTTCCTCCGACAGCGTCACCCTCTCGTCCGAAGCGCAGGCGTTGTCCAGCCAGCGCTCCGGCGACCAGGTGTTCGATTCGAAGAAAGTGGAAGAAATCAAGGCGGCGATCGCCAGCGGCCGCTTCCAGGTCAATGCCGGCCGGATTGCCGACGGACTGATCGACACCGTGAAAGACTTGATTTCGGCAAGAAAAGGTTAA
- the flgA gene encoding flagellar basal body P-ring formation chaperone FlgA, with amino-acid sequence MNRHRHALLLLLTLPIWQYAGAQDPGPRQQHAALRDTVEQFLHAQTAGLPGNASISVGAIDPRLNLAACPSPEAFFPAGSRAWGKTTVGVRCTAPANWTIYVPATVRVHGEYIAAAAPLAQGQAVGPNDIRKIKGELTSLPAGVITDASQAVGRTLSISTPAGAALRQDTLRAQQAIQQGQTVRVTTNGPGFRVSAEARALTNANEGQVVQARTASGQVVSGVARMGGIIEVTY; translated from the coding sequence ATGAACCGCCATCGCCATGCCCTTCTCCTCCTGCTGACGCTGCCAATCTGGCAATATGCGGGCGCGCAGGACCCGGGCCCGCGCCAGCAGCATGCCGCGCTGCGCGACACCGTCGAACAATTTCTGCATGCCCAAACAGCGGGATTGCCCGGCAATGCCAGCATCTCCGTGGGCGCAATCGATCCTCGACTCAATCTGGCAGCCTGCCCATCGCCCGAAGCTTTTTTCCCGGCCGGCAGCCGTGCCTGGGGCAAGACTACCGTCGGCGTGCGCTGCACCGCGCCGGCAAACTGGACGATTTACGTGCCCGCCACGGTGCGAGTGCATGGCGAATATATCGCTGCGGCGGCACCGTTGGCCCAGGGACAGGCCGTCGGTCCGAACGATATCCGCAAGATCAAAGGCGAGCTGACCTCGCTACCCGCCGGCGTCATCACCGACGCCTCGCAGGCGGTCGGACGGACCCTGTCCATCTCGACACCGGCCGGGGCGGCGCTGCGCCAGGACACATTGCGCGCGCAGCAGGCGATCCAGCAGGGGCAGACCGTGCGCGTCACGACGAACGGCCCCGGGTTTCGGGTGAGCGCGGAAGCCCGGGCATTGACCAACGCGAACGAGGGCCAGGTGGTGCAGGCACGTACGGCGTCGGGCCAGGTGGTCAGCGGCGTGGCCCGGATGGGTGGAATCATCGAAGTAACATATTGA
- the flgC gene encoding flagellar basal body rod protein FlgC, with the protein MSLFNIFNVAGSAMSAQSQRLNVVSSNIANADSATSADGKTYRAKQVVFSAVPTENAAATGVKVQQVVEDASPLKMVYDPKHPQADEKGYVAMPNVNVVEEMVNMISASRSYQTNAETMNTAKNMLLKTLTLGQ; encoded by the coding sequence ATGTCGCTATTTAATATCTTCAATGTTGCCGGTTCAGCCATGAGCGCGCAAAGCCAGCGCCTTAACGTCGTGTCCAGCAATATCGCCAACGCCGACAGCGCCACCAGCGCCGACGGCAAGACCTATCGCGCCAAGCAGGTGGTGTTTTCCGCCGTGCCGACCGAGAACGCGGCGGCGACCGGCGTCAAGGTGCAGCAAGTGGTAGAAGATGCGTCGCCGCTGAAGATGGTGTACGACCCGAAACATCCGCAGGCCGACGAGAAGGGCTATGTCGCGATGCCCAATGTGAATGTGGTCGAGGAAATGGTCAACATGATTTCCGCTTCGCGTTCCTACCAGACCAACGCGGAAACCATGAACACCGCCAAGAACATGCTGTTGAAGACACTGACCCTCGGTCAGTAA
- the flgB gene encoding flagellar basal body rod protein FlgB: MIGKLDEALRFHETALSLRSQRQQLLASNIANADTPNYKARDVDFSKALQGALARGNAPAQGELVKTASAHLSVQGQPTIGGLTPQYRQTVQGSVDGNTVDMDVERNQFTDNALRYEAGLTMISHQIKNLLTAIQGQ, translated from the coding sequence ATGATCGGAAAACTTGACGAAGCGTTACGCTTCCATGAAACGGCGCTCAGCTTGCGCTCGCAGCGGCAGCAGTTGCTGGCGTCGAATATCGCGAATGCGGACACGCCCAATTACAAGGCGCGGGACGTCGATTTTAGCAAGGCGCTCCAGGGGGCGCTAGCGCGCGGCAACGCGCCCGCGCAGGGCGAGCTGGTCAAGACCGCATCAGCCCACCTGTCCGTGCAAGGGCAGCCGACCATCGGCGGCCTCACGCCGCAGTACCGGCAGACGGTACAGGGCAGCGTGGACGGCAACACGGTCGACATGGATGTGGAGCGCAATCAGTTCACCGACAACGCGTTGCGTTATGAAGCGGGACTCACGATGATCTCGCACCAGATCAAGAATCTGCTGACCGCCATCCAGGGGCAATAA
- a CDS encoding flagella synthesis protein FlgN, with the protein MHAPGTSPAHGLDEELQAANNLLQLLLQEQTTLVNADVDGLIKLTAEKAKLAAQMTQLAKRRHRALRDAGFEANDTGMQAWLASATAADNRAWNDLLTAMRSAKEHNRVNGLLIGQHMARNQGALNVLQGNAQGGPIYGPDGQATTKIGSRRLVVG; encoded by the coding sequence ATGCATGCCCCTGGCACCAGCCCTGCGCACGGACTCGACGAAGAGCTGCAGGCTGCCAACAACTTGCTGCAACTGCTGTTGCAGGAACAGACTACCCTCGTCAATGCCGACGTGGACGGCTTGATCAAGCTGACCGCCGAAAAGGCGAAACTCGCGGCGCAGATGACGCAACTGGCGAAACGCCGGCACCGCGCGCTGAGAGACGCCGGGTTCGAAGCGAACGATACCGGCATGCAGGCCTGGCTCGCTAGCGCCACCGCCGCCGACAACAGGGCGTGGAACGATCTGTTGACAGCGATGCGATCGGCCAAGGAACACAATCGCGTCAACGGCCTTCTGATCGGCCAGCACATGGCGCGCAATCAAGGCGCGCTCAACGTATTGCAGGGCAACGCCCAAGGCGGCCCCATCTACGGTCCGGACGGCCAGGCAACCACCAAGATCGGCAGCCGCCGGCTGGTGGTGGGCTAA
- a CDS encoding flagellar hook assembly protein FlgD, producing the protein MNGKTSASSKTDVEETQDRFLKLLVTQMKNQDPMNPLDNAQVTSQFAQLSTVSGINKLNDTMASMMAGYQANQTLQAVSMIGHGVLSAGSNIDLVKSSALMGVELADSATKVSVTIRDASGKEVRKLELGAQKAGSLPLTWDGKAEDGSTVADGRYTFEVGATNNDAKVTATALQFGLVDTVSTDAKGVKLNVNGMGTLNLADVRQIL; encoded by the coding sequence ATGAACGGAAAGACGAGCGCTTCATCGAAAACCGACGTGGAGGAAACGCAGGACCGTTTCCTGAAGCTGCTGGTGACCCAGATGAAGAACCAGGATCCGATGAACCCGCTCGACAATGCGCAGGTGACCAGCCAGTTCGCGCAGCTGTCGACCGTCTCCGGCATCAACAAGCTCAACGACACGATGGCGAGCATGATGGCAGGCTACCAGGCTAACCAGACGCTGCAGGCGGTCAGCATGATCGGCCACGGCGTATTGTCGGCCGGCTCAAATATCGACCTGGTGAAGAGCAGCGCGCTGATGGGCGTCGAGCTGGCCGATTCGGCCACCAAGGTCAGCGTGACGATACGCGACGCCTCCGGCAAGGAAGTGCGCAAGCTGGAACTCGGCGCGCAGAAGGCAGGCTCGCTGCCGCTGACCTGGGATGGCAAGGCGGAGGACGGCAGTACCGTCGCAGACGGGCGTTACACATTCGAAGTCGGCGCCACCAACAACGACGCCAAGGTGACGGCGACTGCATTGCAATTCGGCCTGGTCGATACTGTTTCGACCGACGCCAAGGGCGTCAAGCTCAACGTCAACGGCATGGGCACGCTCAATTTGGCCGATGTCCGGCAGATTCTTTGA
- the motD gene encoding flagellar motor protein MotD: MARKRYEEEHDNPDRWMVSYADFITLLFAFFVVMYAISSVNEGKYRAVANSLVGAFKSTPVMPANDNAQQLDAPSIPKASQQRRNAEALRREREQMTHMARDIQKALAPLVSQGKVRVTQSPRGVRVEINASVLFAPGDARLSDETGDVLKAVASVLKSDDHAIQVEGHTDSVPIRNSAFPSNWELSSVRASSVVRLFAENGVAQNRLTAVGRGDTQPVDSNDTSEGRQRNRRVTVIILSSLPEHVTEVPLATGAER; this comes from the coding sequence ATGGCACGCAAAAGATACGAAGAAGAACATGACAATCCCGACCGCTGGATGGTGTCGTACGCCGACTTCATCACGCTGCTGTTCGCGTTCTTTGTCGTGATGTACGCAATCTCTTCGGTTAACGAGGGCAAATACCGGGCTGTTGCGAATTCGCTGGTCGGGGCCTTCAAGAGCACGCCGGTGATGCCGGCGAACGACAATGCGCAGCAACTCGACGCGCCCAGCATTCCCAAGGCGTCGCAGCAACGCCGCAATGCCGAAGCGTTGCGGCGCGAGCGGGAGCAGATGACGCATATGGCGCGAGATATCCAGAAAGCGCTTGCGCCGCTTGTCAGCCAGGGCAAGGTCCGGGTGACGCAGAGTCCGCGCGGCGTGCGCGTCGAGATCAATGCGAGCGTGCTGTTCGCTCCGGGCGATGCCCGGTTGAGTGACGAAACGGGCGACGTGCTGAAGGCGGTCGCTTCTGTGCTCAAGAGCGACGACCATGCGATCCAGGTGGAAGGGCATACCGATAGCGTGCCGATCAGGAATTCCGCTTTTCCGTCGAATTGGGAATTGTCGTCGGTGCGAGCCAGCAGCGTCGTGCGGCTGTTTGCCGAAAACGGTGTAGCACAGAACCGTCTGACAGCGGTTGGCCGGGGCGATACGCAACCGGTCGACAGCAATGACACTTCCGAAGGGCGCCAGCGCAACCGGCGGGTGACGGTGATTATTCTCTCAAGCCTGCCGGAGCATGTGACGGAAGTGCCGCTTGCCACGGGGGCGGAGCGATAA